In a genomic window of Actinomycetota bacterium:
- a CDS encoding prepilin-type N-terminal cleavage/methylation domain-containing protein: MLTRLTRMRDERESGFTLIELLVVVIIIGILAAIAIPVFLNQRNSARTASVESDVRNVATLMETAYTQNSAYPAGGTNLITTNDAKISVGNVLSVAVAATGNSFTIVACNSEALADSLTYYDSAGGGLITPTAAVVAAGCPAGTAPAADVV; this comes from the coding sequence ATGCTCACTCGCTTAACAAGGATGCGGGACGAACGCGAATCGGGTTTCACCCTGATCGAGCTTCTCGTCGTCGTCATCATCATTGGAATTCTCGCCGCAATTGCGATCCCCGTTTTCTTGAATCAGCGCAACTCGGCGCGTACGGCTTCAGTTGAATCTGACGTGCGCAATGTGGCCACACTGATGGAGACGGCGTACACGCAGAACAGCGCCTACCCTGCCGGTGGAACCAACCTCATCACCACGAACGACGCGAAGATCTCCGTTGGCAATGTGCTGTCGGTTGCTGTTGCGGCCACCGGAAACTCCTTCACCATCGTGGCCTGCAACTCCGAGGCGCTCGCGGACAGCCTGACCTACTACGACTCAGCGGGCGGTGGCTTGATCACTCCGACAGCCGCTGTAGTCGCGGCTGGCTGCCCGGCGGGCACGGCTCCAGCAGCGGACGTCGTCTAG